In Trichoderma breve strain T069 chromosome 4, whole genome shotgun sequence, the following proteins share a genomic window:
- a CDS encoding fungal zn(2)-Cys(6) binuclear cluster domain-containing protein, translating into MSSTEAQPDASAASLQGMEPLACVSCRARKLKCDRTKPACTRCVKVKNECVYPESRRKPTFKRRNVKELEARLAQVEEYLKEVNKGNDDGAILLDDADISLGDFNFAPDNISQDANTSSSASDPTLSFDIPNFTSQEGSAFNMNNQLMGLGMSEALPPFEMIEELHNVYFTTHYHFLPIIHSGRYYQAFYGPPTRKPPMCLQYGIWALSASGHLKYDHYAEAFYKRARQYMEADEMKSDGEHFVTVNHAQAWAIIASYEAKAMLFTRASMSASRYVRLVQMLGLDRLDREGDDIPPTLGPISNWTELEERRRVFWGAFAIDAHANMATGWANMIKSEDVMTRLPSSEEAFMAGREEKTVFLEEVFTGAPFESFSGAIVICEIFKTILRHVHGAKPSDHPEDLMNGTYWKRHRDLDNRLSSLFMFLPEKFRLPQRSQDPAAVHTNLNLHASVICLHHAAIETVEKFGLDDSIKQNSICRLRTSAEEIVSIIKMTSHTASIFKTQLCALSLYCATTVYVYLAKDDPISGVTPIDISNLEIIINAMEAVGRLHQVTTAFLQQACLDIERNASNIPRLARSSISKHTEMASPLPGRLPLGGPKGHRRPSGLRMNKPLASLTGIQPELSHTTDCFNAILGAVTRNVAPKPYDPSSHKRKRMAVSPGPEVNMTANRSSGMTAKEFRFTLSKGAMETPANNACGNLFPGEIDMSMNTQTVDPIFVLPDRTNSSASSPIQRGAATEVFSASSHTSPSLGLGNTPEENRIDLRQFQGRITTPLWHSTEEGLFNHITETIAQYSGDGNDPWALLNGEHNNWNTGSTN; encoded by the exons ATGTCGTCGACTGAAGCTCAACCCGACGCCTCCGCGGCGTCTTTGCAGGGGATGGAGCCCCTTGCCTGTGTCTCGTGCCGGGCCAGAAAGCTCAAGTGTGATCGCACGAAGCCCGCCTGCACTCGCTgcgtcaaggtcaagaaTGAATGTGTGTATCCTGAGTCACGGAGGAAACCGACTTTCAAGCGGCGGAACGTCAAGGAGCTAGAAGCTCGTCTGG CTCAGGTTGAAGAGTATCTTAAAGAAGTCAACAAGGGCAATGACGATGGAGCCATCCTATTGGATGATGCCGATATTTCCCTAGGCGACTTCAATTTCGCCCCTGACAACATTAGTCAAGATGCCAACACCTCAAGCAGCGCATCAGATCCAACCTTGTCCTTTGACATTCCCAACTTCACTAGCCAAGAGGGTAGTGCCTTCAACATGAACAACCAGTTAATGGGCCTTGGCATGTCCGAGGCTCTGCCTCCCTTTGAAATGATTGAAGAATT ACACAACGTCTACTTCACCACCCACTATCACTTTCTCCCCATTATTCATTCAGGCCGCTACTACCAGGCTTTCTATGGACCACCAACCAGGAAACCGCCAATGTGTTTGCAGTATGGAATTTGGGCGTTATCTGCGAGTGGACACCTCAAATATGACCACTATGCCGAAGCTTTCTACAAAAGAGCGCGGCAGTACATGGAagcagatgagatgaag AGTGATGGCGAGCACTTTGTTACGGTAAATCACGCCCAAGCATGGGCCATCATTGCCAGCTACGAGGCGAAAGCCATGCTCTTCACCCGAGCGTCTATGAGTGCTTCTCGCTATGTCCGGCTTGTTCAGATGCTGGGATTGGACAGACTTGATAGAGAAGGAGACGATATCCCTCCAACCCTTGGCCCCATTTCCAATTGGACCGAGCTAGAAGAGCGCAGGAGGGTCTTTTGGGGCGCATTTGCAATCGATGCTCACGCAAACATGGCAACGGGCTGGGCTAATATGATCAAGTCTGAAGATGTAATGACGCGCCTTCCATCTTCCGAGGAAGCATTCATGGCGggacgagaagagaagacagTGTTTTTGGAGGAGGTGTTTACTGGAGCTCCTTTCGAGAGCTTCTCCGGCGCGATAGTCATATGCGAAATCTTCAAGACTATCTTGAGGCACGTTCACGGAGCGAAACCTTCTGACCACCCCGAGGACTTGATGAACGGCACCTATTGGAAGCGCCACCGCGATCTCGACAACAGGCTATCAAGCCTCTTCATGTTCCTGCCCGAGAAGTTTCGCCTACCCCAGAGGTCCCAAGACCCAGCAGCCGTGCATACAAATCTGAACTTGCACGCGTCTGTAATATGTCTACATCACGCTGCCATCGAGACAGTAGAGAAATTCGGACTTGACGACTCTATCAAGCAGAACAGCATATGTAGGCTGAGGACATCTGCTGAAGAAATTGTCAGCATTATTAAGATGACATCGCATACGGCCTCAATATTT AAAACGCAACTTTGTGCACTCTCACTGTATTGTGCTACGACGGTCTATGTCTATTTGGCCAAAGATGACCCCATCTCCGGCGTGACTCCCATCGACATTTCCAACCTGGAGATTATTATAAACGCAATGGAAGCCGTCGGTCGACTGCACCAGGTTACAACCGCCTTTCTCCAACAAGCTTGCCTCGATATTGAGCGTAATG CATCCAATATCCCCCGACTTGCTCGGAGTTCAATCTCGAAACACACTGAGATGGCTTCACCGTTGCCTGGGAGACTACCTCTTGGCGGCCCAAAAGGTCACAGGAGGCCATCTGGCTTAAGAATGAATAAGCCACTTGCCTCTCTGACAGGCATCCAACCAGAGTTGAGCCATACAACAGATTGCTTCAATGCCATCCTCGGCGCAGTTACCCGAAACGTGGCTCCAAAACCATACGATCCTTCAAGCCATAAGAGGAAGCGGATGGCTGTAAGCCCAGGCCCTGAAGTCAATATGACAGCCAACCGGTCCTCCGGGATGACAGCAAAGGAGTTTCGCTTCACCCTCAGCAAGGGAGCCATGGAAACCCCCGCGAATAACGCTTGTGGGAATCTATTTCCTGGAGAGATAGATATGAGTATGAATACCCAAACCGTGGACCCGATCTTTGTGCTCCCGGACCGCACTAactcatcagcatcatctccaatacAACGTGGAGCTGCTACAGAAGTTTTTTCAGCAAGCAGCCACACCTCACCCAGCCTAGGTCTTGGCAATACTCCCGAGGAGAATCGGATCGATCTTCGACAGTTCCAAGGCCGCATTACAACGCCACTTTGGCATAGCACGGAAGAAGGGCTATTTAACCATATTACGGAGACAATCGCGCAGTACTCAGGGGACGGCAACGACCCCTGGGCGTTATTAAATGGGGAGCACAATAATTGGAATACCGGCTCAACAAATTGA
- a CDS encoding 2OG-Fe(II) oxygenase superfamily domain-containing protein, whose protein sequence is MFAYIVGLLAILLFVANPITQYFLPQSSRARNSLSPRPQLNESLLAIDGPNATVPNCPADAYGARILSREPLVVYLEGFLSESERKHLLEISEPIFEPSTITHDSSATHRDTTVRDSSVAVLPRTDIVRCIEARAMAFQGWRRDLWIERLRTQRYVAGGHYNHHFDWSGNADGWGRVSSFMAWVDAADELEGGGTEFPLLETTIDSNASNWCDLIECEREEKGTTFKVIPGNAVYWENFARDGRGYDETWHAGLPVKKGVKVGLNIWSFGRIE, encoded by the exons ATGTTCGCCTACATCGTCGGCTTATTAGCAATCCTACTTTTCGTGGCCAACCCCATCACCCAGTATTTCCTGCCGCAGAGCTCCCGCGCGAGGAATTCGCTGTCGCCGAGGCCGCAGCTGAACGAGTCGCTGCTGGCGATTGATGGGCCGAATGCCACGGTGCCGAATTGCCCGGCTGACGCGTACGGGGCGCGGATTTTGAGCAGGGAGCCGCTGGTGGTATATCTGGAGGGGTTTTTGAGTGAGAGCGAGAGGAAGCATTTGCTTGAGATTAG CGAGCCTATTTTTGAGCCGTCAACCATCACTCATGACTCCAGCGCTACGCATCGTGACACTACAGTCCGAGACTCTTCTGTTGCGGTCTTGCCCCGGACAGACATTGTTCGCTGCATCGAGGCTCGCGCAATGGCCTTTCAAGGGTGGCGGCGAGATCTTTGGATTGAGCGACTGCGAACGCAACGATACGTCGCTGGCGGGCACTACAATCATCATTTCGACTGGAGCGGCAATGCGGATGGATGGGGTAGAGTGAGCAGCTTCATGGCCTGGGTTGATGCAGCTGATGAGTTGGAAGGTGGAGGAACGGAGTTTCCGCTGCTGGAAACCACAATCGACAGTAATGCGTCAAATTGGTGTGATTTGATCGAGTGCGAAA gggaagagaaagggACTACGTTCAAAGTTATTCCTGGCAATGCAGTATACTGGGAGAATTTCGCCCGAGATGGCAGGGGATATGACGAGACTTGGCATGCTGGCTTGCCTGTGAAGAAGGGAGTCAAGGTCGGGTTGAACATTTGGAGTTTTGGACGGATAGAGTGA
- a CDS encoding phosphatidylethanolamine-binding protein domain-containing protein, producing MNYVEITASWLFSNAKGRDAKAFTKGPAFASHPEPTIQITSPDCGENGATLSPEYMFGGEGRFPELKWDSVEGVKQWLLISEDPDAPLPTPICHGIYLGIDKDKLSVTNSDFKQENEKMSRLNGGFYYGVNRRNSIYIPPRPLLNHGIHRYFFDIIALNEPLDTNTIASKPTRDQIAKEINGKVIAWGRWMGQCERRWK from the exons atgaaCTACGTCGAAATCACCGCCAGTTGGCTCTTCTCCAACGCCAAGGGCCGCGATGCCAAAGCCTTCACCAAAGGCCCCGCGTTCGCCTCCCACCCAGAGCCTACCATTCAAATCACCTCCCCAGACTGCGGCGAGAACGGCGCGACTCTCTCGCCCGAGTACATGtttggaggagaaggccgCTTCCCCGAGCTAAAGTGGGATTCGGTCGAGGGCGTCAAGCAGTGGCTGCTGATATCGGAAGATCCAGATGCGCCGCTACCAACGCCAATTTGCCATGG GATATATCTTGGAATCGACAAGGACAAGCTATCTGTTACAAACAGTGACTTTAAGcaagaaaacgaaaagatGAGTAGATTAAACGGCGGGTTTTACTATGGCGTCAACCGTCGTAACAGCATCTACATCCCTCCCCGGCCTCTTCTCAATCACGGCATCCACAGAT ACTTCTTCGACATCATTGCTCTTAATGAGCCTCTGGATACAAACACCATCGCCTCAAAGCCCACGAGGGACCAAATCGCCAAAGAAATTAATGGCAAGGTGATAGCTTGGGGCCGTTGGATGGGCCAATGCGAGAGGAGGTGGAAATAA
- a CDS encoding FAD binding domain-containing protein, which yields MRLPITGEHVKDLAAQLDPSTKLFTRADGQEYEKLIARWADNAIRQAGVVAVPVTYEEVSKLVKFASDNKIDIAVRGGGHSTGGCSSSEGGLVIDLSGMRNVTVDKDSKLIIAQGGALWADVDNAAIEKGLATVGGTVNHTGIGGLTLGGGLGWLTGLYGTVVDNLVAAKVVIADGSLLNASEKENADLFWAIRGAGHNFGVAVEFTIKGHDQTNEVYAGGYVFTPDKLIAIIDALNAKMKNPDPKASAILVFASPPTMPGPVIVTNLFYNEPVANMAKMMPYNLVNGLLNPMAAHGGRKSLKALTLSHDVDAAFVQELFEEYARKMKENPDLAKTFMGIEFYDTTKLNSVPIESMAFANRGLYRAGIVGLEWSDPQKDMENRSWGRAFQTKCRQHVIDQNQYSPETTKTALEYANYIEPGDLIDKKPFGVNQQRLEMLKHKFDPDCLFNKTSPLVPLKN from the exons ATGAGACTCCCTATCACAGGAGAACATGTCAAGGATCTAGCCGCTCAGTTAGATCCGTCCACTAAACTTTTTACCCGCGCAGATGGCCAAGAGTATGAGAAGTTGATCGCTAGGTGGGCTGATAACGCGATCAGACAGGCT GGCGTGGTCGCTGTCCCTGTGACATACGAAGAAGTATCCAAGCTAGTGAAATTCGCCTCCGATAACAAGATCGATATCGCCGTGAGGGGAGGGGGTCATTCTACCGGTGGTTGTAGTTCTTCGGAAGGTGGCCTTGTCATTGATCTCTCCGGCATGCGCAATGTCACAGTTGACAAGGACTCGAAATTGATCATTGCCCAAGGCGGTGCTTTGTGGGCAGATGTGGACAACGCTGCAATTGAAAAGGGCCTTGCCACAGTCGGCGGCACTGTTAATCATACTGGCATCGGCGGATTGACTCTTGGTGGCGGCCTTGGCTGGCTTACCGGCTTATATGGCACCGTGGTTGACAATCTTGTCGCAGCAAAGGTTGTCATCGCCGACGGAAGCCTCTTGAATGCCTCAGAGAAAGAGAATGCCGACTTATTCTGGGCGATCCGTGGTGCAGGCCACAACTTTGGTGTTGCCGTCGAGTTCACGATTAAGGGGCATGACCAGACCAATGAAGTGTATGCTGGAGGCTACGTGTTCACCCCGGACAAATTGATTGCCATTATCGATGCGCTCAacgccaagatgaagaatccGGACCCCAAGGCTTCAGCGATCCTCGTCTTCGCGAGCCCGCCAACAATGCCCGGCCCGGTTATTGTTACCAACCTGTTTTATAACG AGCCCGTTGCCaacatggccaagatgatgccctacaatcttgtcaatgggCTGTTGAACCCGATGGCTGCTCACGGAGGCCGCAAATCTCTCAAAGCACTCACTCTTTCACACGACGTGGATGCTGCATTCGTACAAGAATTATTTGAAGAGTACGCtcgaaagatgaaggagaatcCCGATTTGGCCAAGACGTTTATGGGCATTGAGTTCTACGACACGACTAAGCTCAACAGCGTTCCTATTGAATCAATGGCATTTGCCAATCGCGGTCTCTACAGAGCTGGCATTGTCGGTTTGGAATGGTCAGATCCTCAGAAAGATATGGAAAACAGGAGTTGGGGTCGAGCTTTTCAGACCAAGTGCCGACAACACGTCATCGATCAGAACCAGTATTCCCCGGAGACTACTAAGACTGCATTGGAGTATGCCAATTATATTGAGC ctggcGATCTTATCGACAAAAAACCATTTGGCGTCAATCAGCAACGATTAGAGATGTTGAAACATAAGTTTGATCCAGATTGCCTGTTCAACAAAACAAGCCCTCTTGTACCTCTGAAAAATTAA
- a CDS encoding metallo-beta-lactamase superfamily domain-containing protein, producing MSSPQPIAQNDSIQAYVYVLSPHRVDFPGQPDTESFEFSPTAFTLITTQDGAVLVDSPTTPSQGEKVAKWVKSIIADKKLAYIYITHGHGDHFFAAEVIQKYYPEARLLATPQTYAQMQENLDKKTYEGLWVATTPELRNKAPPEVQVDILKGDNTFVVGGHQFNVLSLPGGDIGESTVLHVPDLELVVAGDVVYGSCYQFFGQARTTELRNNWLQSIDQVAELKPKVVVPSHMQSHEGFGAQHIEETIKYIKAWEELDASTNTWQELEEAVREKYSNRIGNFILRFSSLVAKGDMPGP from the coding sequence ATGTCATCCCCTCAGCCAATCGCCCAAAACGACTCCATCCAAGCATACGTCTACGTCCTATCCCCCCATAGAGTCGACTTCCCAGGCCAACCCGACACAGAATCCTTCGAATTCTCTCCAACTGCATTCACCCTTATCACCACACAAGACGGAGCAGTCCTAGTCGATTCGCCAACTACACCTAGTCAAGGAGAAAAGGTAGCGAAATGGGTCAAGTCAATCATCGCAGATAAGAAGCTCGCCTACATTTACATCACTCACGGCCACGGCGACCACTTCTTCGCCGCGGAAGTCATCCAGAAATATTATCCCGAGGCCCGCCTTCTAGCAACTCCGCAGACGTATGCCCAGATGCAGGAGAATCTTGACAAGAAGACTTATGAGGGTCTGTGGGTTGCGACGACTCCGGAGTTGAGAAACAAAGCTCCCCCGGAAGTACAAGTGGACATATTAAAGGGCGATAATACCTTCGTTGTGGGAGGCCACCAGTTCAACGTCTTGAGTCTCCCTGGCGGCGATATTGGCGAATCGACTGTGCTCCATGTTCCTGATCTTGAACTCGTCGTGGCGGGAGACGTTGTTTACGGGAGCTGTTATCAATTCTTTGGGCAGGCTCGAACTACTGAACTGCGGAATAATTGGCTACAGTCAATTGATCAAgttgctgagctgaagcCAAAGGTTGTGGTACCATCTCACATGCAATCGCATGAAGGTTTCGGCGCACAGCACATTGAAGAAACGATAAAGTACATTAAAGCATGggaagagcttgatgcttCGACAAACACCTGGcaggagctggaagaggctgTGAGAGAGAAATACTCTAACAGAATCGGGAACTTTATTCTCCGATTCTCGTCTCTGGTTGCAAAGGGGGATATGCCAGGTCCGTGA